In Hymenobacter gelipurpurascens, one DNA window encodes the following:
- a CDS encoding rhomboid family intramembrane serine protease, whose protein sequence is MSIANDIRTAFSRRDNALNQLLLINVLVFVFLVLVKAIMFLTGTDVYFENVLRQFQLPADLPSLLRHPWTLFTYAFTHEGFFHILFNLLNLYWFGALVREYLGDRRLVSLYVLGALAGAVLFLLAFNLIPALRIYPNVSLLGASASVTAIIMAAATLLPEYTFNLFLFGPVRIKYIAAVVILLSIIAINQGNPGGGIAHIGGALIGYLFIKQLQAGRDLGRPVQAVGDFVGGLLSGRPRLRVTHRSAAAAPAAAPAKKGTLPKPEQDEIDVILDKISRSGYESLSKDEKQKLFRASQK, encoded by the coding sequence ATGAGTATTGCCAACGATATCCGCACAGCGTTCAGCCGCCGCGATAATGCGCTGAATCAACTGTTGCTGATCAATGTGCTGGTGTTTGTGTTTCTGGTTCTGGTCAAAGCTATTATGTTCCTGACCGGAACCGATGTGTATTTTGAAAACGTGCTGCGACAGTTTCAGCTGCCCGCCGACTTGCCCTCGTTGCTCCGGCACCCCTGGACGTTGTTCACGTATGCCTTCACCCACGAAGGCTTCTTTCACATCCTTTTCAACTTACTGAACCTGTATTGGTTTGGGGCTCTTGTTCGCGAATACCTGGGCGACCGACGCTTGGTGAGCCTCTATGTATTGGGTGCCTTGGCGGGAGCTGTTCTGTTTCTTCTGGCTTTCAACCTAATTCCGGCCTTACGGATTTACCCCAATGTGTCGTTGCTGGGTGCTTCGGCGTCTGTCACGGCCATTATCATGGCGGCGGCCACGCTGTTGCCTGAGTATACATTCAACCTGTTTCTGTTCGGGCCGGTCCGCATCAAATACATTGCGGCAGTAGTTATCCTGCTCTCCATTATTGCCATCAACCAGGGCAACCCTGGCGGCGGTATTGCGCACATTGGCGGCGCGCTGATAGGCTATCTGTTCATCAAGCAGCTCCAAGCAGGCCGCGACCTGGGCCGTCCCGTGCAAGCCGTCGGCGACTTTGTGGGGGGGCTACTAAGCGGCCGGCCCCGACTACGCGTGACGCACCGCAGCGCCGCCGCCGCGCCCGCTGCCGCACCAGCTAAAAAAGGCACACTACCCAAGCCTGAGCAGGATGAAATTGATGTAATTCTGGATAAGATTTCGCGCTCCGGCTACGAGAGCCTTTCCAAAGATGAAAAGCAGAAGCTCTTCCGGGCCAGCCAGAAATAG
- a CDS encoding rhomboid family intramembrane serine protease, whose product MFQLTPTVRNLLIANVVVFFLSLQINGQLSFLALYPIGSPLFQPWQFLTYMFMHANLGHIFSNMLGLIVFGPMLEQRWGGRRFLTFWLICGLGAGMLYNGLRTYEVQQMRHDIEVFRSEPTDINLMDFVDNNMSNYRDRYAAVARQLHATPDDTGLIQSALASMEDIYQASMSGPMVGASGALFGIMLAFAFYFPNTPLMIFPLPFPIKAKYFVVLYGLFEFYSGVQRAPGDNVAHFAHLGGLLVGLVLVLLWQRNRTRMY is encoded by the coding sequence ATGTTTCAACTTACGCCTACGGTCCGCAACTTGCTCATCGCCAATGTTGTGGTGTTTTTTCTGTCTTTGCAGATCAACGGGCAATTGTCCTTTTTGGCGCTGTATCCCATAGGTTCGCCTCTGTTTCAGCCCTGGCAGTTCCTGACGTACATGTTCATGCATGCTAATCTGGGCCACATATTCTCCAATATGCTGGGCCTGATTGTGTTCGGGCCGATGCTGGAGCAGCGCTGGGGCGGCCGGCGTTTCCTGACGTTCTGGCTGATTTGCGGGCTGGGCGCCGGGATGTTGTATAATGGCCTGCGCACCTACGAAGTGCAGCAGATGCGCCACGATATTGAGGTGTTCCGCTCAGAGCCGACGGATATCAACCTGATGGATTTCGTGGACAATAATATGTCTAACTACCGGGATCGGTACGCCGCCGTAGCCCGGCAGCTCCATGCCACCCCCGATGATACAGGCTTGATCCAAAGTGCCTTGGCTAGTATGGAAGACATCTATCAGGCTAGCATGAGTGGTCCGATGGTCGGCGCTTCGGGGGCCTTGTTCGGGATTATGCTGGCGTTTGCGTTCTACTTCCCGAACACGCCGCTCATGATTTTTCCGCTGCCTTTTCCTATCAAGGCCAAATACTTTGTGGTACTATATGGGCTTTTTGAGTTTTACAGCGGCGTGCAGCGTGCGCCCGGCGACAACGTGGCCCACTTTGCTCACTTAGGTGGCCTACTGGTGGGCTTGGTGCTGGTGCTGCTCTGGCAGCGCAACCGTACCCGAATGTACTAA
- the mutL gene encoding DNA mismatch repair endonuclease MutL yields MADIIQLLPEYLANQIAAGEVVQRPASAVKELLENAVDAGATQVQLIIKEAGKQLVQVVDNGTGMSATDARMSLERHATSKIRTTDDLFRIRTLGFRGEALASIAAVAQVELRTKQRGQDTGSLLLVEGSQITSQQPVACPDGTSIAVKNLFFNVPARRNFLKSNAVEMRHILDEFQHVALANPQIGFSLFQNDLEVFNLPAGKLSQRIVSLLGNGYKEQLAQVEEVTPFISVRGFIGKPESAKKSRGDQFFFVNNRFIRSAYLNHAVLTAYEGLLPKDTHPFYVLFLELDPKTIDINVHPTKTEIKFEDEKTVYAIVRAAVKQSLGLHNMAPSLDFEGDVNFAPIQPLRLSGNEQNPFAADFKPDALASAASRAASTPSKGESRSGRSDAYERQLPPRPTDQAKRELEEFYKSLQQVKVPDVEREATAIGVPVPSAAAIAAARQAEEAETPPAPAELMLPTGLELPAEPVGQSEQGFTVMPAPSAASPELPLRAAPVAPGNKVLQLHQQYLLVPVKSGVMLIDQVAARERILFEQYAQALERETSASQTLLFPRTVTFTPQDFAILREVEEPLKALGFRFTDFGKYTIAVEGIPADVPARDEKELLEGLIEQFRNHAGPVKLDRREQMARALARRVATSAASSRLSEFEMTALVDKLFACSVPSYTPDGRRTLVLLELSELQAFFNR; encoded by the coding sequence ATGGCGGATATTATTCAACTGCTTCCTGAATATTTAGCTAACCAGATTGCGGCCGGCGAAGTAGTGCAGCGACCCGCTTCCGCGGTAAAAGAGCTACTCGAAAATGCCGTTGATGCCGGCGCCACGCAGGTGCAGCTCATCATCAAGGAAGCGGGTAAACAATTAGTCCAAGTTGTGGACAACGGCACCGGCATGTCGGCCACCGATGCACGCATGAGCTTAGAGCGCCATGCTACCAGCAAAATTCGCACCACCGACGATCTGTTTCGTATCCGCACGCTGGGGTTTCGGGGAGAGGCCCTGGCCAGTATAGCGGCCGTGGCCCAAGTGGAGCTGCGCACCAAGCAACGCGGCCAGGATACCGGCAGCCTGCTGCTGGTAGAAGGCTCTCAGATAACGAGTCAGCAGCCCGTAGCCTGCCCCGACGGCACCAGTATTGCGGTGAAAAACCTGTTTTTTAATGTGCCGGCCCGCCGCAACTTCCTCAAGAGCAATGCGGTAGAGATGCGGCATATTCTGGATGAGTTTCAGCACGTGGCGCTGGCTAATCCGCAGATCGGCTTCTCGCTTTTCCAGAATGACCTGGAAGTGTTCAACCTGCCTGCCGGCAAGCTGAGCCAGCGGATTGTGTCATTGTTGGGCAATGGCTACAAGGAGCAGCTGGCGCAAGTAGAGGAAGTGACGCCGTTTATTTCGGTGCGCGGGTTCATCGGCAAGCCAGAATCAGCCAAGAAGAGTAGGGGCGACCAGTTTTTCTTCGTGAACAACCGGTTCATCCGCTCGGCTTACCTTAACCACGCCGTGCTCACGGCCTATGAGGGCCTGCTGCCCAAAGACACGCACCCGTTCTACGTGCTGTTTCTGGAGCTCGACCCCAAGACCATCGACATCAACGTGCACCCCACCAAAACGGAAATCAAGTTCGAGGACGAGAAGACCGTGTACGCCATTGTGCGGGCCGCCGTGAAGCAGAGCCTGGGCCTGCACAATATGGCCCCGTCCCTGGATTTCGAGGGCGACGTGAATTTTGCTCCCATTCAGCCGCTACGCCTGTCCGGCAACGAGCAGAATCCGTTTGCAGCTGATTTTAAGCCCGATGCGCTGGCCTCCGCGGCTTCCCGCGCCGCGAGTACGCCCAGCAAAGGCGAGTCCCGGTCGGGCCGTTCCGATGCGTATGAAAGGCAGCTGCCGCCTAGGCCTACCGACCAAGCCAAGCGCGAGCTGGAGGAGTTCTATAAAAGCCTGCAGCAAGTGAAGGTGCCCGATGTGGAGCGCGAAGCCACCGCTATCGGGGTGCCTGTGCCTTCCGCCGCTGCTATTGCCGCCGCCCGCCAAGCTGAGGAAGCGGAAACTCCACCGGCGCCCGCCGAGCTGATGTTGCCAACTGGCCTAGAGCTGCCAGCGGAGCCTGTAGGCCAGTCGGAGCAGGGCTTTACTGTAATGCCTGCGCCGTCGGCCGCTTCGCCGGAGCTGCCGCTGCGGGCGGCTCCGGTGGCGCCCGGCAACAAAGTGCTGCAGCTGCATCAGCAATATTTGCTGGTGCCTGTGAAATCGGGCGTGATGCTGATTGACCAGGTGGCAGCGCGGGAGCGGATTCTGTTTGAGCAGTATGCGCAGGCTTTGGAGCGCGAAACCAGTGCTTCCCAGACGCTGCTGTTCCCGCGTACCGTCACGTTTACGCCCCAGGATTTTGCCATCCTGCGCGAAGTAGAGGAGCCACTAAAGGCTTTAGGCTTCCGCTTCACCGATTTTGGCAAGTACACCATTGCCGTGGAAGGCATTCCGGCCGATGTGCCGGCCCGCGACGAGAAGGAGCTCCTGGAAGGCCTCATTGAGCAGTTTCGCAACCACGCCGGGCCCGTGAAGCTGGACCGCCGCGAGCAGATGGCCCGCGCCCTGGCCCGCCGGGTAGCCACCAGCGCCGCCAGCAGCCGCCTCTCCGAATTTGAAATGACGGCCTTGGTAGACAAGTTGTTTGCCTGTTCTGTACCCAGCTACACCCCCGATGGCCGCCGCACGCTGGTGCTGCTGGAGCTAAGCGAGCTACAGGCCTTCTTTAACCGCTGA
- a CDS encoding glycoside hydrolase family 3 N-terminal domain-containing protein, with translation MLKDFRIGLFLLVLAITGLIISSSAPRAEEVRPMSVAEQNWVDSVFNSLTPDQRLGQLFMVAAYSNKDRKHVQYTEFLVKNYGIGGVMFLQGGPRRQAILANRYQAASKVPLLVAMDAEWGLDMRLDSSMHFAKGMTLGAMDDDQYVYQMGREIALKMKTLGVHVSFSPVIDVNSNPSNPVIGNRSFGEIKEQVAKHGVAYIRGLQDHGIMAVVKHFPGHGDTDVDSHVALPVINSDMARLTNVDLYPFQKSFQAGVMGVMVGHLYMPLLDTVRSLSATISKNLVTGLLKEKMGYRGLVFTDALNMKSVSSLYKPGELDALALVAGNDVLLFSEDVPMAIQKIKETLAAGQLNQADIDSRVRKILRAKYWAGLNRYQPIDLPNLMTNLNRATSRTVQQQIYEHATTVVKNEDDLLPFSRLDTVRIASVTIGSDALTYKEIMGKYQNGPVYAVPNRYAPDSSFTRLLTRLTPYNVVVVSLHNMNNTPAHNYGIGEGALKFLKNLQANPRVKTVVIAFGNAYALKHLADARTLVCGYEDNYASQLVMPQVLFGALSAKGRLPVTVSETLKAGLGVPTPDLKRLRYGTPEAVGLDSRVLAQIDNVALESVAYAAAPGCQVLVAKDGMVVFDKSYGYCTYDKSQPVNSSTLYDLASVTKVAGTLQAIMYLKDQGKLNIDDRVASYLPELKATNKKDMTVREVLMHQAGLKPGISTWEKTITKTGPKPTFYASTASPEFSREVTPDLYSLRTADDSVWRWVQRSSLLPKVKGKYPVEYSDLSFIILKRVAEKVLQQPIDAFLQKNFYQPLGLGTMTYNPLEKFPKSCIAPTENDTYFRRALLQGTVHDQTAAMVGGVGGHAGLFSNANDLAILMEMNLQNGRYGGQRFFQTPVVTEFANSKEAGSRRGLGWDRGDPSKPEGPTSNLSPASTFGHTGFTGTCVWMDPENKILYIFLSNRVYPDAGNNKLRQYNIRTRIHDVIYKSLQKT, from the coding sequence ATGCTCAAAGACTTTCGGATTGGACTTTTCCTTTTAGTACTGGCCATTACGGGTCTGATCATTTCCTCCTCCGCTCCGCGCGCGGAAGAAGTGCGCCCCATGTCGGTAGCTGAACAGAACTGGGTGGATAGTGTCTTCAACTCGCTCACGCCCGACCAGCGCCTAGGCCAGTTGTTTATGGTGGCGGCTTACTCCAACAAGGACCGTAAGCACGTGCAGTACACGGAGTTTCTGGTAAAGAATTATGGCATTGGGGGCGTGATGTTCCTGCAGGGCGGCCCGCGCCGGCAGGCCATCTTGGCCAACCGCTACCAAGCCGCTTCTAAAGTGCCGCTGCTCGTAGCCATGGATGCCGAATGGGGCCTGGATATGCGCCTTGACAGCTCCATGCACTTCGCCAAGGGCATGACCCTAGGTGCCATGGACGACGACCAGTACGTGTACCAGATGGGCCGCGAAATTGCCCTCAAGATGAAGACGCTGGGCGTGCACGTGAGCTTCTCGCCGGTTATCGACGTCAACTCCAACCCCAGCAACCCCGTTATCGGCAACCGTTCTTTTGGGGAGATCAAGGAGCAGGTAGCCAAGCACGGAGTGGCCTACATCCGGGGCCTGCAGGATCATGGCATTATGGCTGTGGTAAAGCACTTCCCCGGTCACGGCGACACCGATGTCGACTCGCACGTAGCCTTGCCGGTTATCAATTCCGACATGGCCCGCCTGACCAATGTTGACCTCTACCCTTTCCAGAAGTCGTTTCAGGCGGGCGTAATGGGCGTGATGGTAGGCCACCTCTACATGCCGCTTCTTGATACAGTGCGGTCGTTATCAGCTACCATCTCCAAGAACCTTGTAACGGGGCTCCTAAAAGAGAAAATGGGCTACCGGGGCCTTGTCTTTACGGATGCCCTGAACATGAAGAGTGTATCCAGCCTCTACAAGCCCGGCGAACTAGATGCGCTGGCACTGGTAGCCGGCAACGATGTGCTCCTCTTCTCGGAAGATGTGCCGATGGCCATCCAGAAAATCAAGGAGACGCTGGCGGCTGGCCAACTCAACCAGGCCGATATAGACTCTCGGGTGCGGAAGATTTTGCGGGCCAAATATTGGGCCGGCCTCAACCGCTACCAGCCCATCGACTTGCCCAATCTGATGACAAACCTGAACCGGGCCACCAGCCGCACGGTGCAGCAACAGATTTATGAGCACGCCACCACGGTAGTGAAAAACGAGGACGACCTGCTGCCCTTCAGCCGGCTGGATACCGTGCGCATTGCCTCCGTTACCATTGGCTCCGATGCACTGACCTACAAGGAGATAATGGGTAAGTACCAGAACGGCCCCGTGTATGCGGTGCCCAACCGCTACGCCCCTGACTCTTCGTTCACGCGCCTGCTCACACGCCTCACGCCTTATAACGTAGTGGTAGTGAGCCTGCACAACATGAACAATACGCCTGCCCATAACTACGGTATTGGGGAAGGCGCCTTGAAATTCCTGAAAAACCTGCAGGCTAACCCGCGCGTCAAAACGGTGGTCATTGCCTTTGGCAATGCCTATGCCCTGAAGCACCTGGCCGATGCTCGCACCCTGGTATGTGGCTACGAAGACAACTATGCCTCGCAACTGGTAATGCCCCAGGTGCTGTTTGGTGCTCTGTCGGCTAAAGGGCGCTTGCCCGTTACGGTTTCGGAAACTCTGAAGGCAGGCCTAGGCGTACCAACGCCCGACCTCAAGCGCCTGCGCTACGGCACGCCGGAAGCCGTAGGCCTAGACTCGCGCGTACTCGCCCAGATTGACAACGTAGCGCTGGAATCAGTGGCCTACGCGGCCGCTCCGGGCTGCCAGGTGCTGGTGGCCAAGGATGGAATGGTGGTCTTTGATAAGAGTTACGGCTACTGCACCTACGATAAGTCGCAGCCAGTGAATAGTAGCACCCTGTACGATCTGGCTTCCGTAACGAAGGTTGCTGGTACGCTACAGGCTATCATGTACCTTAAAGACCAAGGCAAGCTCAACATTGATGACCGAGTAGCCTCCTACCTGCCGGAGCTGAAAGCCACAAACAAAAAGGACATGACGGTTCGGGAAGTATTGATGCACCAAGCCGGCTTGAAGCCAGGCATTAGTACCTGGGAGAAGACCATCACCAAAACAGGTCCTAAGCCAACGTTCTACGCCAGCACCGCTTCCCCCGAATTTTCCCGCGAAGTAACCCCCGACCTCTACAGCCTCAGAACCGCCGATGACTCTGTTTGGCGTTGGGTGCAGCGCTCCAGCTTGCTGCCTAAGGTGAAGGGCAAATACCCCGTAGAATACAGCGACCTGAGCTTCATTATCCTGAAGCGCGTAGCCGAGAAAGTGCTCCAGCAACCTATTGATGCTTTCCTGCAGAAGAATTTCTACCAGCCGCTAGGCCTAGGCACCATGACCTACAACCCGCTGGAGAAATTCCCCAAGTCGTGCATTGCGCCTACGGAGAACGACACGTACTTCCGGCGGGCCTTGCTGCAGGGCACCGTACACGACCAAACCGCCGCTATGGTGGGCGGTGTGGGCGGCCACGCGGGCTTATTCTCCAACGCCAACGACCTGGCTATTCTGATGGAGATGAACCTACAGAACGGCCGCTACGGTGGGCAGCGCTTCTTCCAGACGCCGGTAGTAACGGAGTTTGCCAACAGCAAAGAAGCCGGCAGCCGCCGGGGCCTGGGCTGGGACCGTGGCGACCCAAGCAAGCCCGAAGGCCCCACCAGCAACCTGTCGCCGGCCAGCACGTTTGGTCACACGGGCTTCACTGGCACCTGCGTCTGGATGGACCCCGAAAACAAAATCCTCTACATCTTTCTTTCTAACCGCGTGTACCCCGATGCCGGCAATAACAAGCTGCGTCAGTACAACATCCGCACCCGTATCCACGACGTAATTTATAAGTCGCTGCAGAAGACATGA
- the bshA gene encoding N-acetyl-alpha-D-glucosaminyl L-malate synthase BshA, translating into MNIGIVCYPTFGGSGVVATELGKALALKGHRVHFITYSQPVRLDFFNENLFYHEVYIPPYPLFQFPPYELALASKMVDIVQNEKLDVLHVHYAIPHASAAYMAKQILLTKGIRIPVITTLHGTDITLVGKDASYEPVVTFSINQSDGVTAVSADLRRETYEYFAIEKDIEVIPNFINLERFKKQNKGHFKAAIAPDGEKLLVHTSNFRSVKRVEDVVHIFDGVRKQTPAKLLLVGDGPDRPRIEKICRDLGLLSNDVRFLGKLEAVEEVLSIADLFLMPSEKESFGLAALEAMSCEVPVISTNAGGIPELNVHGVTGMVSNVGDVADMVKNALYVLDDENLPRFKEAARARAEEFAVDNIVPLYEACYQRAIAAQLAAIQA; encoded by the coding sequence ATGAATATCGGCATTGTCTGTTACCCTACTTTCGGCGGCTCCGGCGTCGTGGCCACCGAACTAGGTAAAGCTTTGGCCCTTAAAGGCCACCGCGTCCACTTCATCACGTACAGCCAGCCGGTTCGCCTGGATTTCTTCAACGAGAACCTGTTCTACCACGAGGTCTATATTCCGCCATATCCGCTGTTCCAGTTTCCGCCTTATGAGCTAGCGCTGGCCAGCAAAATGGTAGACATTGTGCAGAACGAGAAGCTCGATGTATTGCACGTGCATTACGCCATTCCGCACGCTTCGGCGGCCTATATGGCCAAACAGATTCTCCTGACCAAAGGCATCCGCATTCCCGTTATCACCACGTTGCACGGCACCGATATCACGCTGGTGGGCAAAGACGCCAGCTATGAGCCCGTCGTGACGTTCAGCATTAACCAGTCAGATGGCGTGACGGCGGTTTCGGCGGATCTGCGCCGCGAGACCTACGAATACTTCGCTATTGAGAAGGACATTGAAGTGATTCCCAACTTCATCAACCTGGAGCGCTTCAAGAAGCAGAACAAAGGCCACTTTAAGGCGGCCATTGCGCCCGATGGTGAAAAGCTGCTGGTGCATACCAGTAACTTCCGCTCGGTGAAGCGCGTGGAGGATGTGGTGCACATTTTCGATGGTGTACGCAAGCAGACACCCGCTAAACTCCTACTGGTAGGCGACGGACCCGACCGGCCGCGCATCGAGAAAATCTGCCGCGACCTAGGCCTATTGAGCAACGACGTACGTTTCCTAGGGAAGCTGGAAGCCGTAGAGGAAGTGCTCAGCATTGCTGACTTATTCCTGATGCCTTCGGAAAAGGAAAGCTTTGGCCTGGCCGCGCTGGAAGCTATGTCGTGCGAGGTGCCGGTTATCAGCACGAATGCGGGCGGTATTCCGGAGCTGAACGTGCACGGCGTAACAGGCATGGTTAGCAACGTAGGCGACGTGGCCGACATGGTCAAAAATGCGCTCTATGTGCTCGACGACGAGAATCTGCCGCGATTCAAGGAAGCTGCCCGCGCCCGCGCCGAAGAATTCGCCGTCGACAACATCGTTCCACTCTACGAAGCCTGCTACCAGCGCGCCATTGCGGCCCAGCTGGCTGCCATACAGGCCTAG
- a CDS encoding 3-keto-disaccharide hydrolase, with protein sequence MKQFVLVVALLMSIGCQAQTQPAGKPEDTEVWEPVPKAVVATPNFLPPPSDAVVLFNGKDLSQWVSADDRNVPAKWKVASGAFTVDKATGNIETKQSFTNYQLHLEWRVPANISGTGQARGNSGVFLASLGKGDLGYELQILDSYQNKTYVNGMAGSIYKQRIPLANPTRKPGEWQSYDVLWTAPTFKPDGTLLTPARVTVWFNGVVVQNNVELAGATVYIGPPSYKSHGPSPIKLQSHGDKSEPLSFRNIWVREL encoded by the coding sequence ATGAAGCAGTTCGTACTTGTAGTCGCCTTACTCATGAGCATTGGCTGTCAGGCCCAAACCCAGCCGGCGGGCAAACCCGAGGATACGGAAGTGTGGGAGCCCGTGCCCAAAGCCGTGGTGGCCACCCCCAATTTCCTGCCGCCACCTTCCGATGCCGTGGTGCTTTTTAATGGCAAAGATCTAAGCCAGTGGGTATCGGCGGATGACCGCAATGTGCCGGCCAAATGGAAGGTAGCAAGCGGGGCATTTACCGTGGACAAAGCCACCGGCAACATTGAAACCAAGCAAAGCTTCACCAACTACCAGCTGCACCTAGAGTGGCGCGTGCCGGCCAACATTTCCGGTACGGGGCAGGCGCGCGGCAATAGCGGCGTTTTTCTGGCCTCGTTGGGGAAAGGCGACCTAGGCTACGAGCTGCAGATTCTAGACTCGTACCAGAACAAAACCTACGTGAATGGTATGGCCGGTAGCATCTATAAGCAGCGCATCCCGCTGGCCAACCCCACCCGCAAGCCCGGCGAATGGCAGAGCTACGACGTGCTCTGGACGGCGCCCACCTTCAAGCCCGACGGTACCCTGCTCACGCCCGCCCGCGTGACGGTGTGGTTCAATGGGGTGGTAGTCCAGAACAACGTGGAGCTGGCCGGCGCTACGGTGTACATTGGGCCGCCCAGCTATAAGTCGCACGGCCCGTCACCCATCAAGCTACAATCGCACGGCGACAAGAGCGAGCCGCTTAGCTTCCGCAACATCTGGGTGCGGGAGCTATAG
- a CDS encoding hydroxypyruvate isomerase family protein — translation MAVWNRRAALKGLLTSTAAVGALGVAGACTPDEKQTEKQTGLKNNIKQSVCRWCFSDLSVEQLCIAAKEMGIRGIDLVGPADWPTLKKYGLDSPMCNGAEINLTDGFNDPRYHAQLQKQYAAMIPRVAEAGYTNLICFSGSRRGMSDATGLENCAKGLQPLLKLAEKHKVVLVMELLNSKIDHKDYQCDHTAWGVALAKKLGSEHFKLLYDIYHMQINEGDVIRTLTEHHNYIAHYHTAGVPGRHELDETQELNYPAIMRAILATGFKGYVAQEFMPTKPDKLASLRQAVQLCDV, via the coding sequence ATGGCTGTCTGGAACCGCCGTGCCGCGCTGAAGGGCTTGCTCACCAGCACCGCTGCCGTGGGGGCGCTGGGGGTAGCCGGCGCGTGCACTCCCGATGAAAAGCAAACCGAGAAGCAAACGGGGTTGAAAAACAACATCAAGCAGTCGGTGTGCCGGTGGTGCTTTTCCGATTTGTCGGTAGAGCAGTTGTGCATCGCCGCCAAGGAAATGGGCATCCGAGGTATTGATCTGGTGGGACCCGCCGACTGGCCTACGCTGAAGAAATACGGTCTCGACTCGCCCATGTGCAACGGCGCCGAAATCAACCTGACCGACGGCTTCAACGACCCGCGCTACCACGCCCAGCTGCAAAAGCAGTACGCTGCCATGATTCCGCGCGTGGCGGAAGCGGGCTACACCAACCTCATCTGTTTCAGCGGGAGCCGGCGGGGCATGTCGGATGCTACTGGCCTAGAGAACTGCGCCAAAGGCCTGCAGCCACTCCTCAAGCTGGCTGAAAAGCACAAGGTGGTGCTGGTGATGGAGCTACTCAACAGCAAAATCGACCACAAAGACTACCAGTGTGACCATACCGCCTGGGGCGTGGCGCTGGCGAAGAAGCTAGGTTCTGAGCATTTCAAGCTGCTCTACGATATCTACCACATGCAGATCAATGAGGGCGACGTTATCCGGACCCTTACCGAGCACCATAACTACATTGCTCACTACCACACGGCTGGCGTGCCGGGCCGCCATGAGCTAGACGAAACCCAGGAGCTGAACTATCCGGCCATTATGCGCGCTATTCTGGCTACCGGTTTCAAAGGCTACGTAGCGCAGGAATTCATGCCCACCAAACCCGACAAGCTGGCCTCGTTGCGGCAGGCGGTTCAGTTGTGTGACGTATGA
- a CDS encoding nucleoside permease yields MTATTRIKLSIMMFLEFFIWGAWFVTLGTYLLRNLSATGTQVGVAFLTQSIGAIVAPFIIGLIADRFFSAQKILGVLHLAGAALLWRASQSPDFGSFYPNILTYMVLYMPTLALVNSIAFRQMQDPQKEFATIRVLGTLGWIVAGLTIGWLNWEQSGSLQATFLMAAGASALLGLFSFTLPATPPVKSGQSSSLGDMLGLDAIGLLKNRSYLIFFLASIAICIPLAFYYGFTNPFLNEVGMKKAAGVQSLGQVSEVLFMLLIPVLFSRLGVKKMLAIGMLAWVLRYVLFAYGNGESNYWMLIAGIVLHGICYDFFFVTGQIYTDNLAGERFKSSAQGFITLATYGVGMLIGTLLSGRIFDAYQTPEGTHDWRMIWLIPAGIAVVVLLLFLLLFKERKTAPASDTVAYGAAPSMAQAN; encoded by the coding sequence ATGACCGCCACCACCCGGATTAAGCTGTCCATTATGATGTTCCTGGAGTTTTTCATCTGGGGCGCGTGGTTCGTGACGTTGGGTACATATCTGCTGCGTAACCTGAGCGCTACAGGCACGCAGGTAGGCGTAGCGTTCCTGACGCAGTCCATCGGGGCCATTGTGGCGCCATTCATCATTGGCCTAATTGCCGACCGGTTTTTCTCAGCGCAGAAGATTCTGGGCGTGCTGCACCTAGCGGGCGCGGCGCTGTTGTGGCGCGCCTCCCAGTCGCCGGACTTCGGTAGCTTTTACCCGAATATCCTGACCTATATGGTGCTGTATATGCCCACGCTGGCGTTGGTGAATTCCATTGCGTTTCGGCAGATGCAGGACCCACAGAAAGAATTTGCTACCATTCGGGTGCTGGGCACGCTGGGCTGGATTGTGGCGGGCCTCACCATTGGCTGGCTGAACTGGGAGCAGAGCGGTAGCCTGCAAGCTACTTTTCTGATGGCAGCCGGTGCTTCGGCGCTGCTAGGCCTGTTCAGCTTTACGCTACCGGCTACGCCACCCGTAAAATCTGGTCAGTCAAGCTCCCTGGGTGATATGCTGGGCCTCGATGCCATCGGGCTTTTGAAGAACCGCTCGTATTTGATCTTCTTTCTGGCGTCTATTGCCATCTGTATTCCGCTGGCTTTCTACTACGGCTTCACGAACCCATTTCTGAATGAGGTAGGCATGAAAAAGGCCGCCGGCGTACAGAGCCTAGGCCAGGTGTCGGAGGTGCTGTTTATGCTCCTGATTCCGGTGCTGTTTAGCCGGTTGGGCGTGAAGAAGATGCTGGCTATCGGGATGCTGGCGTGGGTACTGCGCTACGTGTTATTTGCCTACGGCAATGGCGAAAGCAACTACTGGATGCTGATTGCGGGCATTGTGCTGCATGGTATCTGCTACGATTTCTTCTTCGTAACGGGTCAGATTTACACCGATAACCTGGCCGGCGAGCGGTTCAAAAGCTCGGCGCAGGGTTTCATCACACTGGCTACGTATGGCGTAGGCATGCTCATCGGGACACTGCTCTCGGGTCGCATCTTTGATGCCTACCAAACTCCAGAAGGCACACACGACTGGCGCATGATCTGGCTGATTCCGGCGGGTATTGCGGTAGTGGTGCTGCTGCTGTTTCTGCTGCTGTTTAAAGAGCGAAAAACCGCTCCAGCTTCCGATACAGTGGCCTACGGAGCGGCGCCTTCCATGGCTCAGGCCAACTAG